One Peromyscus leucopus breed LL Stock chromosome 4, UCI_PerLeu_2.1, whole genome shotgun sequence genomic region harbors:
- the Slc35c2 gene encoding solute carrier family 35 member C2: MGRWALDVAFVWKAVLTLGLVLLYYCFSIGITFYNKWLTKSFHFPLFMTMLHLAVIFLFSALSRALVQCSSHRARVVLSWADYLRRVAPTALATALDVGLSNWSFLYITVSLYTMTKSSAVLFILIFSLIFKLEELRAALVLVVLLIAGGLFMFTYKSTQFNVEGFALVLGASFIGGIRWTLTQILLQKADLGLQNPIDTMFHLQPLMFLGLFPLFAIFEGLHLSTSEKIFRFQDTGLLLWVLGSLLLGGILAFGLGFSEFLLVSRTSSLTLSIAGIFKEVCTLLLAAHLLGDQISLLNWLGFALCLSGISLHVALKALHSRGDGGPKLSKGQGLSADLELLLQNSQKEEDDEDEYFVTQGPQ; this comes from the exons ATGGGGCGGTGGGCCCTTGACGTCGCCTTTGTGTGGAAGGCCGTGCTGACGCTGGGCCTGGTCCTCCTCTACTACTGCTTCTCCATAGGCATCACCTTCTACAACAAATGGCTGACAAAG AGCTTCCACTTCCCCCTCTTCATGACCATGCTGCACCTGGCCGTGATCTTCCTCTTCTCGGCCCTGTCCAGGGCGCTGGTTCAGTGTTCCAGCCACAGGGCCCGAGTGGTGCTCAGCTGGGCTGACTACCTCAGAAGAGTGGCCCCCACAG CACTGGCAACAGCACTGGATGTGGGCTTGTCCAACTGGAGCTTTCTCTACATCACCGTGTCGCT GTACACAATGACCAAATCGTCTGCTGTGCTGTTCATCCTGAtcttctctctgatcttcaagctGGAGGAGCTG CGTGCAGCCCTGGTCCTGGTGGTCCTTCTCATCGCTGGGGGCCTCTTCATGTTTACCTATAAGTCCACACAGTTCAACGTGGAGGGCTTTGCCTTGGTGCTGGGAGCTTCATTCATCGGCGGCATCCGCTGGACCCTGACACAAATACTTCTGCAGAAAGCTGATCTGG GCCTTCAGAACCCCATTGACACCATGTTCCACCTGCAGCCGCTCATGTTTCTGgggctcttccctctctttgccATATTTGAAG GTCTCCATTTGTCCACCTCAGAGAAAATCTTCCGCTTCCAGGACACAGGGCTGCTCCTGTGGGTTCTTGGGAGCCTCCTCCTTGGTGGGATTCTGGCCTTTGGTTTAGGCTTCTCTGAGTTTCTCCTGGTCTCCAGAACATCTAGCCTCACTCTCTCCATTGCTGGCATTTTTAAG gAAGTCTGCACACTGCTGTTGGCAGCTCACCTGCTGGGTGACCAGATCAGCCTCCTGAACTGGCTGGGCTTtgccctctgcctctctggcaTCTCCCTGCATGTGGCCCTCAAGGCCCTGCACTCCAGAG GTGATGGCGGCCCTAAGCTCTCGAAGGGCCAGGGCCTCAGCGCTGACCTGGAGCTGCttctccagaacagccagaaggAGGAAGACGATGAAGATGAGTATTTTGTCACCCAGGGGCCACAGTGA